TGCTTTGTGCGTAATTAATATTCCTATATTTTTCTCGGTGAAATACTTATAGGTTAATTCCAAAACATTTCCATGGAATGCTAATTCATTTTTCAAATTTTTTTCTTTAAACTGGTATCGAACCGCAATAATACGAAACGCCTCCGAAAGATCAAGATGAATTAAGTTTCCTTTTCGTAATATCTCATTTTCATCTAGGTATTCGCCACGTAAAATATCTTCAAAAAAGTGTTCACGCAATCGCTGATCGGCGCCAAACTTTGTTTTTTCATTTAAAAGAAATAAAGAACTTATTGTTGCAACTCTTTCTAAAAGCATTTTATGGATTTTAAGTTCTATTTTTTTATTTTCCGGGTATACAAAAGAACAGTAGCCTATCATCTTGTCTTGCAAAATAATAGGGGTAACTAGCCGACTATGCTGATCCAATTTTACAAGTTCCGTGTTTTGAATAAGTCGCTCTTTTTTGTCAATAGCAAAATCCCTTCGAGTCTTCAGCAAGTAGTTCTTAAATTCCCTATTCAGTTCATCGAGGTCTACTTCGGGAATTCCTTTATAAGCCAGAACTTGGTGATGTTTGTCCGTAATCATACCTGGGATCCCCGTTTCAGCATAGACAATATTCGCAATCGATTCCAAATTGTTACCAAGCAGAATCTCCTGTGTCAACTTTTCGTGAATCAGAATACTTGTCTTCAAATTCTCTCTCTCTTCTATTAGCTGTTCATATGTTTTTTCCAATTCTTGTACAATAGGTGTGTCTTTATAGAAATCAAGTTCTTCTTTTATCTCCTCCCCCCACTGATCTAATGATTTAGCAATCCACCGACATTCTGAATACCCTTGCACCTCGCACGTTAATTCTTTAAATATTACCGTTTGATTACATATTTTCGATAAAAACCCACTCCCATAACCAGCTAGCGTATAACAATTTTGGTCTTTTACAATGCCAAATTGAGCAATATGTTGGACCGCTTCATATGAGTTTCTCCAAATTCCTTCCATC
This window of the Sporosarcina ureilytica genome carries:
- a CDS encoding XylR N-terminal domain-containing protein — encoded protein: MDKLTLTNNLHEKGNGSIFIQDDRSLLISIAAFGALRKELIENIGNDRMKGFLLRYGWKLGEKDAEKVLKMNLNTVKERILYGPELHKMQGNAAVVVTKLEVKAVCEVSAKYSISMEGIWRNSYEAVQHIAQFGIVKDQNCYTLAGYGSGFLSKICNQTVIFKELTCEVQGYSECRWIAKSLDQWGEEIKEELDFYKDTPIVQELEKTYEQLIEERENLKTSILIHEKLTQEILLGNNLESIANIVYAETGIPGMITDKHHQVLAYKGIPEVDLDELNREFKNYLLKTRRDFAIDKKERLIQNTELVKLDQHSRLVTPIILQDKMIGYCSFVYPENKKIELKIHKMLLERVATISSLFLLNEKTKFGADQRLREHFFEDILRGEYLDENEILRKGNLIHLDLSEAFRIIAVRYQFKEKNLKNELAFHGNVLELTYKYFTEKNIGILITHKANGIVLLIPEKFIMGKDKRVCAEGFLQFLSKNFSEVRFFSGISKASAQIGKVKDSYHEALTALRMTTISNSVVTFESLGIIGPLINQNNEKEVKQIAEHALGPLLKDLDEKKIDLLKTLYTFLSNGGNLEQTALNIGLSLSGLRYRISKIEEMLDKDLRNPIYMHQLLLALQIIILIDGIDLQVSD